The sequence below is a genomic window from Trichosurus vulpecula isolate mTriVul1 chromosome 5, mTriVul1.pri, whole genome shotgun sequence.
GCTTGGACCTCCCTGGAGGCGGGGCGTCGGGCCGTAGAACGCGGCAGGGGGCGGGGCGCCAGGTTGGGGCGGAGCTACTCGCCGGTCTACATAAGCGGCTCGGGGTTGGGGCGGTGGTTGTGCGCTACTGCTGACCTTCAATCTTCTCCGGAGTCACTGCCCGTTACCGACGAGCCATGGCGTCGCGGAAGTTCTTCGTCGGGGGCAATTGGAAGATGAATGGGGACAAGAAGTGTCTGGGGGAACTCATCACCTCGATCAACGGGGCTAAGGTGCCCGCCAACACCGGTGAGCGGGGGCGCGGGGCTGCGGCTCTGCCGGGCCCGAGGCACGCTCCCCACGTTCCCCGCGACCACCTCCCTGGCCCGGGAAGGGGACGGGACGGGATGGAACCGGCCTCGCAGGGGCCTCTCCATTCATCCCCCAGGAGGGTGGGAGGCTCGGCTCGATTAGGGCTGGGGACGTGGGCAGCGGCtcgtgggggcggggaggggaggcggGTCAGCGCTCTTGTCCCCCCGGGGGCACGGGAGATGACTGCGCGAAACAGGCCCGCGGAGCTCCGCTCCCCCTCCCATGCGCGCTGTGCGGGGCTGCACGTAGCGCGGGTGCGGGCTGGCCGGGCACGTGGCCGGCACCTGGTCCGGAGCCCGGAGATGGCTGGAGCTGCTCAATGCAGCTGGTGCCCCCGTGCCAGCCCGGGGTAAAGGGCAGCTGCGAATTTGGGGCTCCTTCAGCCCACAAGTGGGGGGAGCCGTCGTCTCCCCCGCTTCCCACATTCTATCCCCCCTCCCCGATCCTAAATAAGGTCAAGGAGAGTGACCGGACTGTGGTAAGGTCAGATTTTAGCAGCCCCTTCCCAAATTCTCTTAACTGCCTTATACACCTTCTCTGTTccttgacaccccccccccccatttcctatTTCCTACTTGAATGCCCGTATGTGGCTTTCGGATTGGGGAACTATTTTGGGAAAAGGGTAGGGTTGCCTCTCAGGGAATGCTGAGAACCCATGCTTAGAATAGCCTTGGGGTAACCAGACCTACTCCTGCTTAAAGAGCACTAGGGGGCAGGGCTGATAACGGAGAGGTTGGGCCCTTGGTCTTTAACGGGGAACCAGAGTGGGGTTAGGGCAGCCTGGAAATAGATTTTGTTTGGAGGCAGGATAGCCTTCCTGTCCTGCCAGAAGAAAGCCAGTACTCTTTCTTTTGGCTCAAGGAGGAAAGTAAAGTTTTCAAGAGTGGGCTAAGTAGAGCTTTCCTATTGGGTTTGGTGTCTGGGGCATGACTGAATTTGTCCCTACTCTTCCCTCTCCAGAAGTGGTATGTGGAGCCCCTGCTATCTACCTTGACTTTGCTCGTCAGAAATTGGATGACAAAATTGGTGTAGCTGCTCAGAACTGCTACAAAGTGGCCAAGGGTGCATTTACTGGGGAGATCAGGTAAGGTACCAGACTGGGCCAAGCTGTGTGAAATGTCCCttagtcatttttcaaaaatACTAGCTTGATATTATGGGTTGTGGGGATAGAGAAAGAGGCTCAGATTGAGATCCCTCTGTGTTGAgccttagctttttttttccctcagcccTGCCATGATTAAGGACTGTGGGGCCAACTGGGTGATCTTGGGACATTCTGAAAGGAGACATATCTTTGGGGAGTCAGATGAGGTGAGTAgtagaggaggaaatgagaagagaagggatCTGCAAGGGGAGGCCCCaggaaatgggaggagggggcatGTCTTAATAATATATCAATTGTCCCTGCAGCTCATTGGGCAGAAGGTAGCCCATGCTCTGGCAGAAGGCCTCGGAGTGATTGCCTGTATTGGTGAGAAGTTGGATGAGAGGGAAGCTGGAATTACTGAGAAGGTTGTTTTCGACCAGACCAAGGCCATTGCAGGTAACTGCTGGTTTAGGGACGATTAGCCCCTGTGTCACAGATAAAGGATACTGAGAACCCTGATGGGGGGTGGCAGGCAAAAGGCCATGCCCATGCTCTCCTGACTCCCTAGGCATCTGCTGAGTCGGGAGAGTGGAAATCTTTACTGGGTCACGCCCTTGCCTAATAATGTAAAAGGTACTCCTTGCCCTCTTGTGCCACCTTCTGGTTTTAAAAGCAAAAGGCTGGGGCTGGAGGAAACACTGGGAATTAGCTAGATTGAAATTCCAAAGTCTCTGAGTCTGAATTTCCTCTATCCCCACAGATAACGTGAAAGACTGGTGCAAAGTCGTCCTAGCCTATGAACCAGTCTGGGCTATTGGTACCGGCAAGACAGCTACGCCCCAGCAGGTAATAAGACCCTTGGAAAAGACCCCAGCAGGAGGAGGGAACACTTGGTGAACTGCTGCCCTCCTGAATCACAAAACTTCAGAGATGGAAAAGAGATATTATCTAGTCCACTCTCGTTTAGGGATGAAGAAACAGGTCCAGAGTGGTGGTAATttatcccaggtcacacaggtagtttaGTGACAAAACTGGGATTAAAAGCCATACCAGTGACCTTTCATTATACCCTCATTTGTCCCTATAATATTACTCAGAAATTGCTATGATCACCCTGTCCTACTTTGCCTTTAAGACTTTCAGGAAGAGGAGATTTGAGagctgtctttgtctctgttctAGGCCCAGGAGGTACATGAGAAGCTTCGGTGCTGGCTTAAGACCCATGTCTCAGAATCTGTATCACAATCTACCAGGATCATTTATGGAGGTCAGTAGATGTGATCCTTGgtgtggagagaggaaggagggaagaggggagaggatggggaaGCAGAGACTCTCTAACCTGTCTGATtcaattttttctcatttcttaccaGGTTCTGTG
It includes:
- the TPI1 gene encoding triosephosphate isomerase translates to MASRKFFVGGNWKMNGDKKCLGELITSINGAKVPANTEVVCGAPAIYLDFARQKLDDKIGVAAQNCYKVAKGAFTGEISPAMIKDCGANWVILGHSERRHIFGESDELIGQKVAHALAEGLGVIACIGEKLDEREAGITEKVVFDQTKAIADNVKDWCKVVLAYEPVWAIGTGKTATPQQAQEVHEKLRCWLKTHVSESVSQSTRIIYGGSVTGANCKDLACQPDVDGFLVGGASLKPEFLDIIQAKN